The Streptomyces europaeiscabiei genome window below encodes:
- a CDS encoding SpoIIE family protein phosphatase: MSAWSPDHLDRQPVVPAGRSPDGLPDLLHAGMYVVDDNGSIVSVNARSEELLGRTADELVGRDAHELLHRDHLGQTVPRASCAMMQAFLSGRTGGGDREWFRRGDATLLPVTWLVTPCRLEDGATGAAILFYASGSGNEVLPPATESPTLSQLDRLALLAETTTRLTSTLDSDEAVARLIRLVVPRLADWAIVDLITESDDVWRTTVATHHDGVVVRREELEGPLPPVHEESFMPLSRALRGAASALAGPETYQGPPDSGIAVAQQKLFQVTGLRSAAIAPIRGPRAVLGALTLGLSDRPGAFTDSELSLLEDIARRAGLALENARLYQRQRHIAETMQRHLLPQMPEVPGLRMAARYESASESSQVGGDWYDVFSLSDGATAVAIGDVVGHNIDAAAGMAQVRNMLRAYAWALEEPPSAIVERLDQAVVNVAEASMATLIFGRVERSDEGWTLRWTNAGHPPPLLITHDGRSRFLDEEHDHLLGTGLIRARTDTLTPLPALSTLVLYTDGLIESPGQTLDRGLARLRQHAAALAHRPLHVFCDLLLERARPVDNDDDVALLVLRTPAEGGEAGER; this comes from the coding sequence ATGAGCGCGTGGAGTCCGGACCACCTCGATCGGCAGCCGGTTGTCCCGGCTGGGCGGTCACCGGACGGGCTGCCCGATCTCCTGCACGCCGGCATGTACGTGGTGGACGACAACGGCTCCATCGTCTCGGTGAACGCCCGCTCGGAGGAGCTGCTCGGCCGCACGGCCGACGAACTCGTCGGTCGCGACGCCCACGAACTGCTGCACCGCGACCACCTCGGGCAGACGGTGCCCCGGGCGTCGTGCGCGATGATGCAGGCGTTCCTCAGCGGCCGTACGGGCGGCGGGGACCGTGAGTGGTTCCGGCGCGGCGACGCCACGCTGCTGCCGGTGACCTGGCTGGTCACACCGTGCCGGCTCGAGGACGGCGCGACCGGCGCGGCCATCCTCTTCTACGCGAGCGGCTCGGGGAACGAGGTGCTCCCCCCGGCCACCGAGTCGCCGACGCTGTCGCAGCTGGACCGGCTGGCACTGCTCGCGGAGACGACGACCCGGCTGACCTCGACGCTGGACTCCGACGAGGCGGTCGCACGACTGATCCGGCTGGTCGTGCCGCGGCTGGCGGACTGGGCCATCGTGGACCTGATCACCGAGAGCGACGACGTCTGGCGAACCACGGTGGCGACCCACCACGACGGTGTCGTGGTGCGGCGCGAGGAGCTGGAGGGCCCGCTGCCGCCGGTGCACGAGGAGTCGTTCATGCCGCTGTCCCGGGCCTTGCGCGGGGCGGCGTCCGCACTGGCCGGGCCGGAGACCTACCAGGGGCCGCCCGATTCGGGGATCGCGGTCGCGCAGCAGAAGCTGTTCCAGGTGACGGGTCTGCGCTCGGCGGCGATCGCGCCCATCCGCGGGCCGCGTGCGGTGCTCGGCGCCCTCACGCTGGGCCTCAGTGACCGGCCGGGGGCCTTCACCGACTCCGAGCTGTCCCTGCTGGAGGACATCGCCCGCCGGGCCGGGCTGGCGTTGGAGAACGCGCGCCTGTACCAGCGTCAGCGGCACATCGCGGAGACCATGCAGCGCCATCTGCTGCCCCAGATGCCGGAGGTGCCGGGTCTGCGGATGGCGGCACGCTACGAGTCGGCGTCGGAGTCCTCGCAGGTCGGCGGCGACTGGTACGACGTGTTCTCGCTGTCCGACGGGGCCACGGCCGTGGCCATCGGGGATGTCGTCGGGCACAACATCGACGCGGCGGCGGGGATGGCGCAGGTCCGCAACATGCTCCGGGCCTACGCCTGGGCCCTGGAGGAGCCGCCGAGCGCGATCGTGGAGAGGCTGGACCAGGCCGTGGTGAACGTGGCCGAGGCGTCCATGGCGACCCTGATCTTCGGCCGGGTCGAGCGGAGCGACGAGGGGTGGACGCTGCGGTGGACCAACGCCGGGCATCCGCCGCCGCTGCTGATCACCCATGACGGCCGGTCCCGGTTCCTGGACGAGGAGCACGACCATCTGCTCGGCACGGGCCTGATACGGGCGCGCACCGACACGCTCACCCCGCTCCCTGCGCTGTCCACGCTCGTGCTGTACACGGACGGTCTGATCGAGTCGCCGGGGCAGACGCTCGACCGGGGCCTGGCCCGGCTGCGCCAGCATGCGGCGGCGCTCGCCCACCGGCCCCTGCATGTGTTCTGCGACCTGCTGCTGGAGCGCGCCCGCCCCGTCGACAACGACGACGACGTGGCCCTGCTGGTCCTGCGGACGCCTGCCGAGGGCGGTGAGGCGGGTGAGCGGTAG
- a CDS encoding aminotransferase class V-fold PLP-dependent enzyme gives MTDPVARPTELVELAGWQRSLRAQFPIVVGHPDLAYLDSAATSQKPQPVLDAVQTYLTTSNANAGRGSYPWANTTTALVENARGRIKEFLDDPDPRRSSVHFTGGTTEGLRSIARDWLPALLADGDEIVVPFADHQANLSPWLEAQELLARRGVRVRVRSLPYQESSGDYDPGALAAIVGPRTRFVAATHVHHVYGVDMNVHRIRQVVGPEVPICLDSAQGIGHLPVSTAGLDVDFVVFSGHKAMALPGSGAVWSRNRRGPAFRPGGWSGTPNTVGIVSLTAALDWLDAAGTDRIERWTVALTSRLTDGLARMDAYEVLGCRSSLAAGTEVQRRRSLVTFRHREIGSRDLGFILFSHGFMVRTDGHCQAGRGAEDGAVRASLHVHNTPQEIDQLLSTLASLQ, from the coding sequence ATGACGGATCCCGTCGCACGGCCGACGGAACTGGTGGAACTTGCGGGGTGGCAGCGGTCGTTGCGCGCCCAGTTCCCGATCGTCGTCGGGCATCCGGACCTCGCCTACCTGGACAGTGCGGCCACCAGCCAGAAGCCGCAGCCCGTCCTGGACGCCGTACAGACGTATCTGACCACCTCGAACGCCAACGCCGGTCGGGGCTCGTATCCCTGGGCCAACACCACGACGGCGCTGGTGGAGAACGCCCGCGGCCGGATCAAGGAGTTCCTGGACGACCCGGACCCGCGGCGGTCGTCGGTCCACTTCACCGGTGGGACCACCGAGGGGCTGCGGAGCATCGCCCGGGACTGGCTGCCCGCGCTCCTCGCCGACGGGGACGAGATCGTCGTCCCCTTCGCCGACCACCAGGCGAACCTTTCCCCGTGGCTGGAGGCACAGGAGCTGCTGGCCCGCCGGGGCGTGCGGGTCCGCGTCCGGTCTCTGCCGTACCAGGAGAGTTCGGGCGACTACGATCCGGGGGCGCTCGCCGCGATCGTCGGCCCCCGCACCCGTTTCGTGGCCGCCACCCATGTCCATCACGTCTACGGCGTTGACATGAACGTGCACCGCATACGGCAGGTGGTCGGGCCGGAGGTGCCGATCTGTCTGGACTCCGCGCAGGGCATCGGCCATCTGCCGGTCTCGACGGCCGGTCTCGACGTCGACTTCGTGGTGTTCTCCGGCCACAAGGCGATGGCCCTGCCGGGTTCCGGTGCCGTGTGGTCCCGGAACCGGCGTGGACCGGCCTTCCGCCCCGGCGGGTGGAGCGGCACTCCCAACACGGTCGGCATCGTCTCCCTGACGGCGGCGCTCGACTGGCTGGACGCCGCCGGAACCGACCGGATCGAGCGCTGGACGGTGGCGCTGACCTCCCGGCTCACGGACGGCCTGGCCCGGATGGACGCCTATGAGGTGCTGGGCTGCCGATCGAGTCTCGCGGCCGGCACCGAGGTGCAGCGGCGCCGGAGTCTCGTCACCTTCCGGCACCGCGAGATCGGTTCACGGGACCTCGGATTCATCCTCTTCAGCCACGGGTTCATGGTGCGGACGGACGGCCACTGCCAGGCGGGCCGTGGTGCGGAGGACGGCGCGGTGCGGGCGAGTCTGCATGTGCACAACACCCCACAGGAGATCGACCAGTTGCTCTCCACTCTCGCTTCTCTGCAATGA
- a CDS encoding SigB/SigF/SigG family RNA polymerase sigma factor — MLVNVSANGSGTSVRPGTTDRRTHDDAPDTATAFARLASMDAGPERDHVRDELVRAWLPMAHRIAGRFRNRGESLEDLRQVAAMGLVKAVDRYEPERGAFESYAVPTITGEIKRHFRDRMWTLRVPRRVQDLRNKVRVARRELSQTSGGATEPSVADIAALAGLTEDEVKAGMEALDSFSALSLDAEMSSGDDGYSLADTLGAPDTAYDVVVDREAVKQGLRRLPERERAILYMRFFEDMTQNRIADRLGISQMHVSRLINRSCARVREEALGPDTPSS; from the coding sequence ATGCTGGTCAATGTGTCCGCAAACGGTTCCGGTACCTCCGTACGTCCTGGCACGACCGACAGGAGGACGCACGACGACGCCCCCGACACCGCCACCGCCTTCGCCCGGCTCGCCTCGATGGACGCGGGGCCCGAACGCGACCATGTACGAGACGAACTCGTCCGGGCCTGGCTGCCCATGGCACACCGCATCGCCGGCCGCTTCCGCAACCGTGGCGAGTCGCTGGAGGATCTGCGCCAGGTCGCCGCGATGGGCCTGGTCAAGGCTGTGGACCGCTACGAACCCGAGCGGGGGGCGTTCGAGAGCTACGCCGTGCCCACCATCACCGGGGAGATCAAGAGGCACTTCCGCGACCGGATGTGGACGCTTCGCGTCCCCCGCAGGGTCCAGGACCTCCGCAACAAGGTACGCGTGGCGCGCCGCGAACTCAGCCAGACCTCCGGCGGTGCCACCGAACCCTCGGTCGCCGACATCGCCGCCCTCGCAGGGCTCACGGAGGACGAGGTCAAAGCCGGGATGGAGGCACTCGACAGCTTCAGCGCCCTGTCGCTGGACGCCGAGATGTCCTCCGGCGACGACGGCTACAGCCTCGCCGACACCCTCGGCGCGCCCGACACCGCGTACGACGTCGTCGTGGACCGGGAGGCGGTCAAGCAGGGCCTGCGCCGACTGCCCGAACGCGAGCGCGCCATCCTCTACATGCGCTTCTTCGAGGACATGACGCAGAACCGCATCGCCGACCGCCTCGGCATCTCCCAGATGCACGTCTCCCGCCTCATCAACCGCAGCTGCGCCCGCGTCCGCGAGGAGGCCCTCGGCCCGGACACGCCTTCTTCCTGA
- a CDS encoding ATP-binding protein: protein MERHPPVSHDPAPVEEPSARPPVAITTAAAARHYVRAFVGERWRSPAGPPTEQSMIDLILVVSELVTNAVRHGGGIAAFDVALTPEGVRLNVRDHSAAVPVSLHGHGVLPRAHQANGYGWPLINRLSSEVDVQRRAAGGKTISVLVPLT, encoded by the coding sequence ATGGAACGCCACCCGCCCGTGAGCCACGACCCCGCCCCCGTGGAGGAACCGTCCGCCCGGCCGCCGGTCGCGATCACCACCGCGGCGGCGGCCCGCCACTACGTGCGGGCGTTCGTGGGGGAGCGGTGGCGTTCACCGGCCGGACCGCCGACCGAGCAGTCGATGATCGATCTCATTCTCGTCGTGTCCGAACTGGTCACGAACGCGGTCCGGCACGGCGGCGGCATCGCCGCATTCGACGTCGCCCTCACCCCGGAGGGCGTGCGGCTGAACGTGCGGGACCACAGCGCCGCCGTGCCCGTGAGCCTCCACGGGCACGGCGTACTGCCGCGCGCCCACCAGGCCAACGGATACGGATGGCCGCTGATCAACAGGCTGTCCAGTGAGGTCGACGTCCAGCGCCGCGCGGCCGGCGGCAAGACGATCAGCGTGCTGGTGCCGCTGACCTGA
- the rox gene encoding rifampin monooxygenase encodes MIDVIVVGGGPTGLMLASELRLAGVRTVVLEKLTAPTGESRGQGLHARSVEIMDQRGLLDRFLAVSEKFRVGGLFGGVMKPWPDTLDTAHAYGVATPQPVTERLLHERAVELGADIRSGSELVGLSQDESGVTAELADGTRLRARHLVGCDGGRSTVRKLLGVAFPGEPATVETLLGEMEATEAPATIAAVVEEVRKTQLRFGLAPLGDGNYRVLVPAEGVSEDRTTPPTLDEFRQQLRACAGTDFGVHSPRWLSRFGDATRQAERYRVGRVLLAGDAAHTHPPTGGQGLNLGVQDAFNLGWKLAAAINGWAPEGLLDSYHAERHPVAARVLVNTRAQITLLGSDPGPTALRELFSKLMDFEEVNRYVTGMITAVDVRYDFGEGHDLLGRRMRDVQLKQGRLYELMHEGRGLLLDPAGRLSVDGWADRVDHVVDTAEDLDVPAVLLRPDGHVAWAGEDQRELLGGLARWFGAAAG; translated from the coding sequence ATGATCGACGTCATCGTCGTCGGCGGCGGGCCGACCGGGCTGATGCTGGCGAGCGAGCTGCGGCTGGCCGGGGTGCGAACGGTCGTACTGGAGAAGCTGACCGCGCCGACCGGGGAGTCCCGCGGGCAGGGCCTGCACGCGCGCAGCGTCGAGATCATGGACCAGCGAGGCCTGCTGGACCGCTTCCTCGCGGTCAGTGAGAAGTTCCGGGTCGGAGGTCTCTTCGGCGGCGTCATGAAGCCCTGGCCGGACACGCTGGACACGGCTCACGCGTACGGCGTCGCCACCCCGCAGCCGGTCACCGAACGCCTGCTCCACGAGCGCGCCGTCGAACTCGGCGCCGACATCCGGAGCGGCAGCGAACTGGTCGGGCTGAGCCAGGACGAGAGCGGTGTGACCGCCGAGCTGGCGGACGGCACGCGGCTGCGCGCCCGCCATCTCGTCGGCTGCGACGGCGGTCGCAGTACGGTGCGCAAGCTCCTGGGCGTCGCCTTTCCCGGGGAGCCCGCCACGGTCGAGACGCTGCTGGGCGAGATGGAGGCGACCGAGGCCCCGGCGACGATCGCCGCTGTCGTCGAGGAGGTCCGCAAGACCCAACTGCGGTTCGGTCTCGCCCCTCTCGGCGACGGGAACTACCGCGTCCTCGTACCGGCCGAGGGCGTGTCCGAGGACCGTACGACCCCACCGACCCTCGACGAGTTCAGGCAGCAGCTGCGGGCCTGCGCGGGCACCGACTTCGGGGTGCACTCACCGCGCTGGCTGTCCCGGTTCGGGGACGCCACCCGGCAGGCCGAGCGCTACCGGGTCGGTCGGGTGCTGCTGGCCGGCGACGCGGCGCACACCCACCCGCCGACCGGCGGACAGGGGCTCAACCTCGGTGTGCAGGACGCGTTCAACCTCGGCTGGAAACTGGCCGCCGCGATCAACGGCTGGGCGCCGGAGGGGCTGTTGGACAGCTACCACGCCGAGCGGCACCCGGTGGCCGCCCGCGTGCTGGTCAACACCCGCGCGCAGATCACCCTGCTGGGGTCCGATCCGGGTCCGACCGCGCTGCGGGAGCTGTTCTCGAAGCTGATGGACTTCGAGGAGGTGAACCGGTACGTGACCGGGATGATCACAGCGGTCGACGTCCGCTACGACTTCGGCGAGGGCCACGACCTGCTCGGCCGGCGCATGCGGGACGTGCAGCTGAAGCAGGGGCGTCTCTACGAGCTGATGCACGAGGGCCGAGGCCTCCTGCTCGACCCGGCCGGCCGGCTCTCGGTGGACGGCTGGGCGGACCGGGTCGACCACGTCGTCGACACCGCCGAGGACCTGGACGTGCCCGCGGTGCTGCTGCGCCCCGACGGCCACGTGGCCTGGGCGGGTGAGGACCAGCGGGAACTGCTCGGCGGGCTCGCCCGGTGGTTCGGGGCGGCCGCCGGCTGA
- a CDS encoding class I SAM-dependent methyltransferase has product MDVSTATAARWVERWERQQQRYAVDREERFEVIADLVEHVTRDCPAPLVVDLGSGPGCLAARLAGRLPTAEVLAVDADPLLLELGSAHYGSALRYVRTLIGAPGWLDTLALARPADAVVSTTALHYLGTGTLRRVYRELAGLLRPGGILVNGDHISPDSTKVSELAIDIGRRRAARSAASLTEDWESWWSSAATDPELAPLLSRRDDGGRPHCEGNDLTLSGHVALLRDAGFEHVGAVWQVGPSHVLAAVR; this is encoded by the coding sequence ATGGATGTGAGCACGGCGACGGCGGCGCGATGGGTGGAGCGCTGGGAACGTCAGCAGCAGCGGTACGCGGTCGACCGCGAGGAGCGGTTCGAGGTCATCGCGGACCTGGTCGAGCATGTGACGCGCGACTGCCCCGCACCCCTCGTCGTCGACCTGGGCAGCGGCCCCGGATGCCTGGCGGCGCGGCTCGCCGGCCGTCTGCCCACGGCCGAGGTGCTCGCCGTGGACGCGGACCCGCTCCTCCTGGAACTCGGCAGCGCCCACTACGGCAGCGCACTGCGGTACGTCAGGACCCTGATCGGCGCGCCCGGCTGGCTCGACACGCTCGCCCTGGCACGCCCCGCGGACGCGGTGGTGTCGACCACCGCCCTGCACTACCTGGGCACGGGCACCCTGCGACGGGTCTACCGGGAACTCGCCGGGCTGCTGCGCCCCGGCGGCATCCTTGTCAACGGCGACCACATCAGCCCGGACTCCACGAAGGTGTCCGAGCTGGCGATCGACATCGGACGCCGCCGAGCCGCCCGGAGCGCCGCGTCCCTCACCGAGGACTGGGAGTCCTGGTGGTCGAGCGCGGCCACCGACCCGGAACTGGCCCCCCTCCTCTCACGAAGGGACGACGGTGGCCGCCCCCACTGCGAGGGCAACGATCTGACCCTGTCCGGCCACGTCGCACTGTTGCGTGACGCGGGCTTCGAGCACGTCGGAGCGGTCTGGCAGGTGGGGCCCAGCCATGTTCTGGCCGCCGTCCGGTGA
- a CDS encoding pyridoxal-phosphate dependent enzyme: MRYDNITDAIGDTPLVRIDPAVHGLRNIDLYAKLEMLNPFGSLKDRAAWSMTRREISGAKERGETIVELSSGNTAKALALIAGLHGLPFKSVTNRMRIPEIKDLLLLLGAEIEELPGRTECLDPTDTDDPLTLFHQRLNRPGGAHLHTDQYFNALNTEAHATGTGPEIIADLDGRAPDWFIACVGTAGSSTGVARALRAHDPAVRVVGLVGRKADFIPGIRTVDEVQEVGIFDPATYDTLEAVSADEAIDGMLTLLRRCGLLAGPTGGAAYYGGVRHLRALDAELTERKAAVFIVCDRVESYLDYVRRRRPDLLGRPPAKTSVTTLTDTEIRSATVIDVEDARKWIAAQRPLVVDLRGPFAYAALHIDGSVNIVDELFGELLRGGLPFGRRQPVLLACPVGEQSARYAALLTRMGHLDVRSLAGGIIAWRDAGAPLVRD, from the coding sequence ATGAGGTACGACAACATCACCGACGCCATCGGCGACACACCGCTGGTCCGCATCGACCCGGCCGTTCACGGGCTGCGCAACATCGACCTGTACGCCAAGCTGGAGATGCTCAACCCCTTCGGCTCGCTGAAGGACCGGGCCGCGTGGAGCATGACCCGGCGGGAGATCTCCGGCGCCAAGGAGCGCGGCGAGACGATCGTGGAGCTGTCCAGCGGGAACACCGCCAAGGCCCTGGCCCTCATCGCCGGCTTGCACGGACTGCCGTTCAAGAGCGTCACCAACCGGATGCGCATACCCGAGATCAAGGACCTGCTCCTGCTGCTCGGCGCCGAGATCGAGGAACTGCCCGGCCGGACCGAATGCCTCGACCCGACCGACACCGACGATCCGCTGACCCTCTTCCACCAGCGGCTGAACCGCCCCGGTGGCGCCCACCTGCACACCGACCAGTACTTCAACGCCCTCAACACCGAGGCCCACGCCACCGGAACGGGCCCGGAGATCATCGCCGACCTGGACGGGCGGGCCCCCGACTGGTTCATCGCCTGCGTGGGCACGGCCGGGTCCTCCACCGGCGTCGCCCGGGCCCTGCGCGCGCACGATCCGGCGGTGCGCGTCGTCGGACTCGTGGGCCGGAAGGCGGACTTCATCCCCGGCATCCGCACGGTCGACGAGGTGCAGGAGGTCGGCATCTTCGACCCGGCCACCTACGACACGCTGGAGGCCGTGAGCGCCGACGAGGCCATCGACGGGATGCTCACCCTGCTCCGCCGCTGCGGCCTGCTCGCCGGCCCCACCGGAGGAGCGGCCTACTACGGCGGAGTCCGTCACCTCCGGGCGCTGGACGCCGAGTTGACGGAACGCAAGGCCGCCGTCTTCATCGTCTGCGACCGTGTGGAGAGCTACCTCGACTACGTCCGCCGGCGCCGCCCCGATCTGCTGGGCCGCCCTCCCGCGAAGACCTCGGTCACCACACTGACCGACACCGAGATCCGCTCGGCGACGGTCATCGACGTCGAGGACGCCCGGAAGTGGATCGCGGCGCAGCGCCCCCTCGTGGTCGACCTGCGCGGCCCCTTCGCGTACGCGGCGCTCCACATCGACGGTTCGGTGAACATCGTCGACGAGCTCTTCGGCGAACTCCTCCGGGGCGGGCTGCCCTTCGGCAGGCGTCAGCCCGTGCTGCTCGCGTGCCCGGTGGGCGAGCAGTCGGCCCGGTACGCGGCCCTGCTCACCCGCATGGGTCACCTCGACGTGCGCAGTCTGGCCGGCGGCATCATCGCCTGGCGGGACGCCGGTGCGCCGCTGGTGCGTGACTGA
- a CDS encoding glutamate--cysteine ligase 2, whose product MRTVGVEEELLLVDPESGEPQARAAAVLARAAREGTGQGVFEKELHDEQVEFATHPQSSMAELGAEIIRCRRDAARHAEGLGSAVVALASSPLPVSPTITMNSRYLWMAREFGLPTQVQLVCGCHVHVSVESDEEGVAVLDRVRPWLSILRALSANSPFWQGQDSRYASYRSQVWDMWPMAGPTDVFGSAERYHQCVSNLIATEVVHDEGMIYFDARLSHRYPTVEIRVADVCLHPDTAVLVATLARGLVETAAREWRAGLEPLAHSAGLLRLATWRAARSGMSENLLDPATMRPRPAVEVIHALLDHVEEALVEAGDADLARAAVAELMGRGNGARVQREVMERTGSLREVVTACVRHTQA is encoded by the coding sequence GTGCGTACCGTCGGAGTGGAAGAGGAACTCCTCCTGGTCGACCCCGAGAGTGGCGAGCCGCAGGCGCGGGCCGCGGCGGTGCTCGCGCGGGCCGCGCGGGAGGGCACCGGCCAGGGCGTGTTCGAGAAGGAGCTCCACGACGAGCAGGTGGAGTTCGCCACGCACCCGCAGTCCTCGATGGCCGAACTCGGGGCCGAGATCATCCGCTGCCGCAGGGACGCGGCGCGCCATGCGGAGGGACTCGGCAGCGCGGTCGTCGCGCTGGCCTCGTCGCCGTTGCCGGTGAGCCCGACGATCACCATGAACAGCAGGTATCTGTGGATGGCGCGTGAGTTCGGCCTGCCCACACAGGTGCAGCTGGTCTGCGGCTGCCATGTCCATGTGTCCGTCGAGTCCGACGAGGAGGGCGTCGCCGTCCTGGACCGTGTGCGGCCGTGGCTGTCGATCCTGAGGGCCCTGAGCGCGAACTCTCCCTTCTGGCAGGGCCAGGACAGCCGGTACGCCAGCTACCGCAGCCAGGTGTGGGACATGTGGCCGATGGCCGGGCCGACGGACGTCTTCGGTTCGGCGGAGCGGTACCACCAGTGCGTCTCGAACCTGATCGCCACGGAGGTCGTGCACGACGAGGGCATGATCTACTTCGACGCGCGCCTGTCCCATCGGTATCCGACCGTCGAGATCCGGGTCGCGGACGTCTGTCTGCACCCCGACACCGCCGTCCTCGTCGCCACCCTCGCCCGGGGGCTCGTGGAGACCGCGGCCCGTGAGTGGCGGGCGGGTCTGGAGCCGCTCGCACACAGCGCGGGACTCCTGCGGCTGGCCACCTGGCGGGCCGCCCGCTCCGGTATGTCGGAGAACCTCCTGGACCCCGCCACGATGCGGCCCCGGCCCGCCGTCGAGGTGATCCACGCACTGCTGGACCACGTCGAGGAGGCCCTCGTGGAGGCCGGCGACGCCGACCTGGCCCGTGCGGCCGTCGCGGAGCTGATGGGGCGTGGCAACGGGGCCCGGGTGCAGCGCGAGGTGATGGAGCGGACGGGGAGCCTGCGCGAGGTCGTCACGGCGTGCGTCCGGCACACCCAGGCGTGA
- a CDS encoding DUF5133 domain-containing protein produces MLMPHPATLRRLVEEYESLSGHEGERSDPQTARRAQDLAYTLCVSTGTRDIRQALRRARGQLAAAQATATAELCGNRVGLPAELDGHGPGASGYAALHEQ; encoded by the coding sequence ATGCTGATGCCTCACCCCGCGACCCTGCGCAGGCTCGTCGAGGAGTACGAGTCACTCTCGGGCCACGAGGGAGAGCGGAGCGACCCCCAGACAGCGCGCCGCGCGCAGGACCTGGCGTACACGTTGTGCGTGTCCACGGGCACCCGCGACATTCGCCAGGCCCTGCGAAGGGCACGCGGGCAGCTCGCCGCCGCGCAGGCGACCGCGACCGCGGAGCTGTGCGGGAACCGTGTGGGACTCCCCGCGGAACTCGACGGCCATGGTCCGGGCGCGAGCGGGTATGCGGCGCTCCATGAACAGTGA
- a CDS encoding GNAT family N-acetyltransferase — protein sequence MTSPPAVRPYRPGDHDALHEICVRTAHNGGDSRPVYTDPDVFPATFATPYAHLEPELTFVLDDGHGQAVGYILGTANTPAFVEDFREKWLPLVADRFPAPLGPPATPDEAIIQLLHHPERMLRPEVVPYPAHLHIDLLPAWQGRGHGRALMHTFLRALHTGGVPAVHLSMVTTNTPARAFYDRLGFHEIEVPDPGPVTYLGRTTKDHDTSPAVTRP from the coding sequence ATGACCTCGCCTCCCGCAGTACGCCCGTACCGCCCCGGGGACCACGACGCCCTCCACGAGATCTGCGTCCGTACCGCCCACAACGGCGGCGACAGCCGCCCCGTCTACACGGACCCGGACGTCTTCCCGGCGACCTTCGCCACCCCGTACGCCCACCTGGAACCGGAACTGACCTTCGTACTGGACGACGGCCACGGGCAAGCGGTCGGCTACATCCTCGGCACCGCGAACACCCCCGCCTTCGTCGAGGACTTCCGCGAGAAGTGGCTCCCCCTGGTCGCGGACCGCTTCCCGGCGCCCCTCGGCCCTCCGGCCACCCCCGACGAGGCGATCATCCAGCTCCTGCACCACCCCGAACGCATGCTCCGCCCCGAAGTCGTCCCGTATCCGGCCCACTTGCACATCGATCTCCTCCCCGCCTGGCAGGGCCGGGGCCACGGCCGAGCCCTGATGCACACCTTCCTGCGGGCCCTGCACACCGGAGGAGTCCCGGCAGTCCACCTCTCCATGGTCACCACCAACACGCCGGCCCGTGCCTTCTACGACCGCCTGGGCTTCCACGAGATCGAGGTCCCGGACCCAGGCCCGGTCACTTACCTGGGGCGCACGACGAAGGACCACGACACTTCCCCGGCCGTGACGCGCCCCTGA
- a CDS encoding ATP-binding protein, whose product MATEPRRDDKLPSEEIYDSHAAFDGELGDVTGARTAAEGFLGILARTSPPAAVEHWDDVLLVVTELAANAVQYAPGRFELTMRRTLDGVHVTLGDSSTTSPAPRPFSPSKGAGGIGWYLIHTLCDEVSVVTHDHGKEVHVFLPW is encoded by the coding sequence TTGGCAACAGAGCCACGTAGGGACGACAAACTGCCTTCCGAGGAGATCTACGACAGCCACGCCGCCTTCGACGGAGAGCTCGGCGACGTGACAGGGGCCCGCACGGCCGCCGAGGGGTTCCTGGGCATCCTCGCGCGCACCTCACCGCCGGCGGCCGTCGAGCACTGGGACGACGTCCTGCTGGTGGTGACGGAACTGGCCGCCAACGCTGTGCAGTACGCTCCCGGGCGCTTCGAGCTGACGATGCGCCGCACCCTCGACGGGGTCCATGTGACGCTGGGGGACTCGAGCACGACGTCGCCGGCGCCGCGCCCCTTCAGTCCCAGCAAGGGCGCCGGCGGGATCGGCTGGTATCTGATCCACACGCTGTGCGACGAGGTGAGTGTGGTGACGCACGACCACGGCAAGGAAGTCCACGTCTTCCTGCCCTGGTGA